A portion of the Streptomyces platensis genome contains these proteins:
- a CDS encoding adenosine deaminase, whose translation MSDLDAFIAGLPKAELHVHHVGSASPRIVSELAARHPDSAVPTDPEALADYFTFRDFAHFIEVYLSVVDLVRDAEDVRLLTYEVARDMARQQIRYAELTLTPFSSTRRGIPDAAYVEAIEDARKAAESELGVVLRWCFDIPGEAGLEAAEETARIACDLQPEGLVSFGLGGPEIGVPRPQFKPYFDRARAAGLHSVPHAGETTGPGTIWDALNELGAERIGHGTSATQDPRLLAHLAEHRIPLEVCPTSNIATRAVRTLEEHPVKEMADAGVLVTINSDDPPMFGTDLNTEYAVAARLLGLDTTGLAALAKNAVTASFMDTTAKAKLAAEIDAYTASWRG comes from the coding sequence TTGTCCGATCTCGATGCTTTCATCGCGGGCCTGCCCAAGGCGGAGCTGCACGTCCACCACGTCGGATCGGCCTCCCCGCGCATCGTCTCCGAGCTGGCGGCGCGGCACCCCGACTCCGCCGTCCCCACCGACCCCGAAGCGCTGGCCGACTACTTCACCTTCCGCGACTTCGCGCATTTCATCGAGGTCTATCTCTCCGTCGTGGACCTGGTCCGCGACGCCGAGGACGTCCGGCTGCTGACCTACGAGGTCGCCCGGGACATGGCGCGGCAGCAGATCCGCTACGCCGAGCTGACCCTCACCCCGTTCAGCTCGACCCGCCGCGGTATCCCCGACGCCGCGTACGTCGAGGCCATCGAGGACGCCCGGAAGGCGGCGGAGTCGGAGCTGGGCGTGGTGCTGCGCTGGTGCTTCGACATCCCCGGTGAGGCGGGCCTGGAGGCAGCGGAGGAGACCGCCAGGATCGCCTGTGACCTCCAGCCCGAGGGCCTGGTCTCGTTCGGCCTCGGCGGCCCGGAGATCGGGGTGCCGCGCCCGCAGTTCAAGCCGTACTTCGACCGCGCCCGCGCGGCCGGTCTGCACTCCGTACCGCACGCCGGGGAGACCACCGGTCCCGGCACGATCTGGGACGCCCTCAACGAGCTGGGCGCCGAGCGCATCGGCCATGGCACCAGCGCCACCCAGGACCCCCGGCTGCTGGCCCATCTCGCCGAGCACCGCATCCCGCTGGAGGTCTGCCCCACCTCCAACATCGCCACCCGCGCGGTGCGCACCCTGGAGGAGCACCCGGTCAAGGAGATGGCCGACGCGGGCGTGCTGGTCACCATCAACAGCGACGACCCTCCGATGTTCGGCACGGACCTCAACACCGAATACGCCGTCGCCGCCCGTCTGCTGGGCCTGGACACCACCGGCCTGGCCGCCCTCGCCAAGAACGCCGTCACCGCGTCCTTCATGGACACCACCGCCAAGGCGAAGCTGGCGGCCGAGATCGACGCCTACACGGCATCGTGGCGCGGCTGA
- a CDS encoding NADAR family protein yields MMHDSTGSTTGDAAGPVADGPRSVGELCRRTATGKRLKYVHFWGHSPRRDGSLGVSCFSQWWPAPFTAEGVRYATAEHWMMAGKARLFGDAEAERRVLAARHPKQAKDAGRTVRGFDEETWQRHRFDLVVEGSVHKFGQDAALREYLLGTNSRVLVEASPVDRIWGIGLAADDERAADPARWRGLNLLGFALMAARQRLREAAGAGS; encoded by the coding sequence ATGATGCACGACAGCACGGGGAGCACCACGGGGGACGCGGCCGGACCGGTCGCGGACGGGCCCCGCTCGGTCGGGGAGCTGTGCCGGCGGACCGCCACCGGCAAGCGTCTCAAATACGTCCATTTCTGGGGCCACAGCCCCCGCCGCGACGGCAGCCTGGGCGTGAGCTGCTTCAGCCAGTGGTGGCCCGCCCCCTTCACCGCCGAGGGCGTCCGCTACGCCACCGCGGAGCACTGGATGATGGCCGGCAAGGCCCGGCTGTTCGGCGATGCGGAGGCGGAGCGGCGGGTCCTCGCGGCCCGCCACCCCAAGCAGGCCAAGGACGCCGGGCGCACGGTCCGCGGCTTCGACGAGGAGACCTGGCAGCGGCACCGCTTCGACCTGGTCGTCGAGGGCAGCGTCCACAAGTTCGGCCAGGACGCCGCCCTGCGGGAGTACCTGCTCGGCACGAACTCCCGGGTGCTGGTCGAGGCCAGCCCCGTGGACCGGATATGGGGCATCGGCCTCGCCGCCGACGACGAGCGGGCCGCGGACCCGGCGCGCTGGCGGGGTCTGAATCTGCTGGGCTTCGCGCTGATGGCGGCCCGCCAGCGGCTGCGGGAAGCGGCCGGCGCGGGATCGTGA
- a CDS encoding gamma-aminobutyraldehyde dehydrogenase, translating to MDHRFDVTERFAEGAQFIAGSLRAGSSGRTQDVVDPATGETVYSYALAGTADVDAAVDAARQAFPEWGGATPGERSDTLHRFAAALAEDAGDLAYAESLNCGKPIKLSNEFDVPGSIDNAAFFAGAARHLEGKAAGEYSADHTSVIRREPIGVVGSIAPWNYPLQMAAWKVLPAIAAGNTIVLKPAEITPFTSLLFAQAAQRAGLPDGVLNIVSGAGRDAGERLVGHPSVAMTSFTGSTAVGKRVAEIATGTVKRLHLELGGKAPFVVFDDADLEAAVHGAVAGSLINTGQDCTAATRAYVQRPLYDAFVSGVADLMATVRLGDPFDPSTDLGPLISHTQRDRVAGFVDRARGYATVVTGGEAPGGELAKGAYYRPTLIAGAAQDSEIVQSEIFGPVLVVLPFDSDDEGIALANDTPYGLAASAWSRDVYRTGRATREINAGCVWVNDHIPILSEMPHGGAKASGYGKDMSAYSFDEYTQVKHVMYDNTAVARKDWHRTIFGDRP from the coding sequence ATGGATCACCGATTCGATGTCACCGAGCGGTTCGCCGAGGGCGCGCAATTCATCGCGGGAAGTCTCCGCGCCGGCAGTTCCGGACGCACCCAGGACGTCGTGGACCCGGCGACCGGCGAGACGGTGTACTCCTACGCACTCGCGGGGACGGCGGATGTCGACGCGGCCGTGGACGCCGCCCGGCAGGCGTTCCCGGAGTGGGGCGGTGCCACACCGGGGGAGCGCTCCGACACTCTGCACCGTTTCGCCGCCGCGCTCGCCGAGGACGCCGGTGATCTGGCCTACGCGGAATCGCTGAACTGCGGAAAGCCGATCAAGCTCAGCAACGAGTTCGACGTACCGGGCTCGATCGACAACGCGGCCTTTTTCGCGGGCGCCGCCCGTCATCTGGAGGGCAAGGCGGCCGGCGAATACAGCGCCGACCACACCTCCGTCATCCGCCGCGAGCCGATCGGCGTGGTCGGCTCCATCGCGCCGTGGAACTACCCGCTCCAGATGGCCGCCTGGAAGGTGCTGCCGGCCATCGCCGCGGGCAACACCATCGTCCTGAAGCCGGCCGAGATCACCCCGTTCACCTCGCTGCTGTTCGCCCAGGCCGCGCAGCGCGCCGGGCTGCCCGACGGGGTGCTCAACATCGTCTCCGGGGCGGGCCGGGACGCCGGTGAGCGCCTCGTCGGCCACCCCTCCGTCGCGATGACCTCCTTCACCGGCTCGACCGCCGTCGGCAAGCGGGTCGCCGAGATCGCCACCGGCACGGTCAAGCGGCTGCACCTCGAACTCGGCGGCAAGGCCCCGTTCGTCGTCTTCGACGACGCGGATCTGGAGGCCGCCGTCCATGGCGCGGTCGCCGGATCGCTGATCAACACCGGCCAGGACTGCACCGCCGCCACCCGCGCCTACGTCCAGCGCCCGCTCTACGACGCTTTCGTCAGCGGCGTCGCCGACCTGATGGCGACCGTACGGCTCGGCGACCCCTTCGACCCGTCCACCGACCTGGGCCCGCTGATCTCGCACACCCAGCGCGACCGGGTGGCCGGCTTCGTCGACCGGGCGCGCGGCTACGCCACCGTGGTCACCGGCGGTGAGGCTCCCGGTGGCGAGCTGGCCAAGGGCGCGTACTACCGGCCGACGCTGATCGCCGGGGCCGCGCAGGACAGCGAGATCGTGCAGTCCGAGATCTTCGGTCCGGTGCTGGTCGTGCTGCCCTTCGACAGCGACGACGAGGGCATCGCGCTGGCCAATGACACCCCCTACGGGCTGGCCGCCTCCGCCTGGAGCCGGGACGTCTACCGCACCGGCCGGGCCACCCGTGAGATCAACGCGGGCTGTGTCTGGGTCAACGACCACATCCCGATCCTCAGCGAGATGCCGCACGGCGGCGCCAAGGCATCCGGCTACGGCAAGGACATGTCGGCCTACTCCTTCGACGAGTACACCCAGGTCAAGCACGTCATGTACGACAACACGGCGGTCGCGCGCAAGGACTGGCACCGCACGATCTTCGGGGACCGCCCGTAA
- a CDS encoding ABC transporter substrate-binding protein has product MEHHQQPEPLSPAELAAVRRSMTDGRLAMTRRSLLRASGAMAATIGGLGALSACGIPPAGRTDAGRSEDHSGAEKRISFSNWTEYMDVTDDGKHRPTLEHFTKRTGIAVKYTEDINDNDEFFGKIQAQLAAGQDTGRDLIVLTDWMCARMISLGWIESLDPANLPHAYSNLTPQFRNPAWDPGRAHSYPWQGIPAIIAYNKKATGGRKVDSISQLLEDPKLKGRVGFLSEMRDSVGLTLLDMGKRPEDCTADDFDAALARLQKGVDSKQIRRFTGNDYTTDLDKGDLAACVAWAGDVVQLQNDNPDIGFAVPKDGYMTSTDNLMVPNKARHKQNAERLIDYFYEPKVAAKIAAYINYVCPVEGVREELAKIDKKAAANPLIIPDQEMAEKSHSFRALSAKENKAFTQKFSDLTGA; this is encoded by the coding sequence ATGGAGCACCACCAGCAGCCCGAACCCCTGTCCCCGGCCGAACTCGCCGCCGTGCGCCGTAGCATGACCGACGGCCGGCTCGCCATGACCCGCCGCTCCCTGCTGCGCGCGAGCGGCGCCATGGCGGCCACGATCGGCGGCCTCGGTGCCCTGTCGGCCTGCGGTATCCCGCCCGCGGGCCGTACGGACGCCGGCCGTTCCGAGGACCACTCCGGGGCGGAGAAGCGGATCAGCTTCTCCAACTGGACCGAGTACATGGACGTCACCGACGACGGCAAGCACCGGCCCACCCTGGAGCACTTCACCAAGCGCACCGGTATCGCGGTCAAATACACCGAGGACATCAACGACAACGACGAGTTCTTCGGCAAGATCCAGGCCCAGCTCGCGGCGGGCCAGGACACCGGCCGGGATCTGATCGTGCTCACCGACTGGATGTGCGCGCGGATGATCTCCCTCGGCTGGATCGAGTCACTGGACCCGGCCAACCTGCCGCACGCCTACAGCAACCTCACGCCGCAGTTCCGCAACCCCGCCTGGGACCCCGGCCGCGCGCACTCCTACCCCTGGCAGGGCATCCCGGCGATCATCGCGTACAACAAGAAGGCCACCGGGGGCCGCAAGGTCGACTCGATCAGCCAGCTGCTGGAGGACCCGAAGCTCAAGGGCCGGGTCGGCTTCCTGTCCGAGATGCGCGACAGCGTCGGACTGACCCTCCTGGACATGGGCAAACGGCCCGAGGACTGCACCGCGGACGACTTCGACGCGGCCCTCGCCCGCCTCCAGAAGGGCGTGGACTCCAAGCAGATCCGCCGCTTCACCGGCAACGACTACACCACCGACCTGGACAAGGGCGACCTCGCCGCCTGTGTGGCCTGGGCGGGCGACGTCGTCCAGCTCCAGAACGACAACCCGGACATCGGCTTCGCCGTCCCCAAGGACGGCTACATGACGTCCACCGACAACCTCATGGTGCCGAACAAGGCCCGCCACAAGCAGAACGCCGAACGGCTCATCGACTACTTCTACGAGCCGAAGGTGGCGGCGAAGATCGCGGCGTACATCAACTACGTCTGCCCCGTGGAAGGCGTACGCGAGGAACTCGCCAAGATCGACAAGAAGGCGGCCGCCAACCCGCTGATCATCCCGGACCAGGAGATGGCCGAGAAGTCCCACTCCTTCCGTGCCCTGTCCGCCAAGGAGAACAAGGCGTTCACTCAGAAGTTCTCCGACCTCACCGGCGCCTGA
- a CDS encoding ABC transporter ATP-binding protein — MTHSATPQSSGGDVRLQGISKTYGSFTAVHPLDLTVPAGSFFALLGASGCGKTTTLRMIAGLEEPTTGTVELSGRDVTVLPPYKRQVNTVFQNYALFPHLDIYENVAFGLRRRGIKSVKKQVEEMLDLVQLGPMARRKPQQLSGGQQQRVAVARALINHPQVLLLDEPLGALDLKLRRQMQLELKRIQTEVGITFVHVTHDQEEAMTMADTVAVMNGGRVEQLGAPADLYENPATTFVANFLGTSNLIEAEVVEAGGDELLLKAADAKLRLPAARCSAPARTGGKVLAGIRPEKVALKHTDDAGTIAEGRNRLPGRIKDASFIGVSTQYVVEVPGLGQLAVYEQNVERDGRLVPGAEIVLHWNPAHTFGLDAAQDIQAGADLDEEAA, encoded by the coding sequence ATGACCCACTCCGCGACCCCCCAGAGCAGCGGCGGCGACGTCCGCCTCCAGGGGATCAGCAAGACCTACGGCTCCTTCACCGCCGTCCATCCGCTCGACCTGACCGTCCCCGCGGGCTCCTTCTTCGCGCTCCTGGGCGCCTCGGGCTGCGGCAAGACGACCACCCTGCGCATGATCGCCGGGCTGGAGGAGCCCACCACCGGCACCGTCGAGCTGTCCGGCCGGGACGTCACGGTCCTGCCGCCGTACAAGCGCCAGGTCAACACCGTCTTCCAGAACTACGCGCTCTTCCCGCACCTGGACATCTACGAGAACGTCGCCTTCGGTCTGCGCCGGCGCGGCATCAAGTCCGTCAAGAAGCAGGTCGAGGAGATGCTCGACCTGGTCCAGCTCGGCCCGATGGCGCGCCGCAAGCCGCAGCAGCTCTCCGGCGGCCAGCAGCAGCGCGTCGCGGTCGCCCGCGCGCTGATCAACCACCCCCAGGTGCTGCTGCTCGACGAACCGCTCGGCGCCCTCGACCTCAAGCTGCGCCGCCAGATGCAGCTGGAGCTCAAGCGCATCCAGACCGAGGTCGGCATCACCTTCGTCCATGTCACCCACGACCAGGAGGAGGCCATGACGATGGCCGACACCGTGGCCGTGATGAACGGCGGCCGGGTCGAACAGCTCGGCGCCCCCGCCGACCTCTACGAGAACCCCGCCACCACCTTCGTCGCCAACTTCCTGGGCACCTCCAACCTCATCGAGGCCGAGGTCGTCGAGGCCGGCGGGGACGAGCTGCTGCTCAAGGCGGCCGACGCCAAGCTGCGGCTGCCCGCCGCCCGGTGCAGCGCCCCGGCCCGTACCGGTGGGAAGGTGCTGGCCGGTATACGGCCCGAGAAGGTCGCCCTCAAGCACACCGATGACGCCGGCACCATCGCCGAAGGCCGCAACCGGCTGCCCGGCCGCATCAAGGACGCCAGCTTCATCGGCGTCTCCACCCAGTACGTCGTCGAGGTACCCGGCCTGGGCCAACTCGCCGTCTACGAGCAGAACGTCGAGCGCGACGGGCGCCTCGTCCCCGGCGCCGAGATCGTCCTGCACTGGAACCCGGCGCACACCTTCGGTCTGGACGCCGCACAGGACATCCAGGCCGGCGCGGACCTCGACGAGGAGGCCGCGTGA
- a CDS encoding ABC transporter permease yields MTTTETPAPPDGQAGTAPLEVRKTPTRKRLVPYWLLLPGILWLIVFFAAPLVYQASTSIQTGSLEEGFKVTWHFATYWDALGEYWPQFVRSVGYAATATALCLLLGYPLAYLIAFKAGRWRNIVMILVIAPFFTSFLIRTLAWKTILADGGPVVGLLNSLHVLDVTSWLGLTEGQRVLATPLAVVCGLTYNFLPFMVLPLYTSLERIDPRLHEAAGDLYARPSTTFRRVTFPLSMPGVVAGTLLTFIPAAGDYINAELLGSTDQKMIGNVIQSQFLRVLDYPTAAALSFILMAAILAMVTIYIRKSGTEDLV; encoded by the coding sequence GTGACCACCACCGAGACGCCCGCACCACCGGACGGCCAGGCCGGGACGGCACCCCTGGAGGTGCGCAAGACCCCCACCCGCAAGCGGCTCGTCCCCTACTGGCTGCTGCTGCCCGGCATCCTGTGGCTGATCGTCTTCTTCGCCGCCCCGCTCGTCTACCAGGCGTCGACCTCGATCCAGACCGGCTCCCTCGAAGAGGGCTTCAAGGTCACCTGGCACTTCGCGACGTACTGGGACGCGCTCGGCGAATACTGGCCGCAGTTCGTCCGTTCCGTGGGCTACGCCGCCACCGCCACCGCGCTCTGTCTGCTCCTGGGCTACCCGCTGGCCTACCTCATCGCCTTCAAGGCCGGCCGCTGGCGCAATATCGTGATGATCCTGGTCATCGCGCCGTTCTTCACCAGCTTCCTGATCCGTACGCTCGCCTGGAAGACGATCCTGGCCGACGGCGGACCGGTCGTCGGGCTCCTGAACTCGCTGCACGTCCTGGACGTCACCAGCTGGCTGGGCCTCACCGAAGGGCAGCGGGTGCTCGCCACCCCGCTCGCCGTGGTCTGCGGACTGACCTACAACTTCCTGCCGTTCATGGTGCTGCCGCTCTACACCTCGCTGGAGCGCATCGACCCGCGGCTGCACGAGGCCGCCGGGGACCTCTACGCCCGGCCGTCCACCACCTTCCGCCGGGTGACCTTCCCGCTGTCGATGCCCGGTGTCGTCGCCGGCACCCTGCTCACCTTCATCCCCGCCGCCGGTGACTACATCAACGCCGAACTGCTGGGCTCCACCGACCAGAAGATGATCGGCAACGTCATCCAGTCGCAGTTCCTGCGGGTGCTGGACTACCCGACCGCCGCCGCCCTGTCCTTCATCCTCATGGCGGCCATCCTCGCCATGGTCACGATCTACATCCGCAAGTCGGGGACGGAGGATCTGGTCTGA
- a CDS encoding ABC transporter permease, producing MAVHGTTQATAVRTPNRGLRWLRRNVVAIAGLCTLGYLILPNIVVMVFSFNKPNGRFNYQWQRFSTDAWRDPCGVADLCGSLGLSLQLALWATVGATVLGTMIAFALARYRFRARSGVNTLIFLPMAMPEVVMAASLATLFLNMGIQFGFWTILIAHIMFCLSFVVTAVKARVMSMDPRLEQAAQDLYASPVQTFLRVTLPIAAPGIASGALLSFALSFDDFIITNFNAGSTVTFPMFVWGSAQRGTPVQINVIGTAMFLVAVVCVVVGQLAGARKRSKRS from the coding sequence ATGGCCGTCCACGGGACCACCCAAGCCACCGCGGTCCGCACCCCGAACCGGGGTCTGCGCTGGCTGCGCCGCAACGTCGTCGCGATAGCGGGCCTGTGCACACTGGGCTACCTGATCCTGCCCAACATCGTGGTGATGGTCTTCTCCTTCAACAAGCCCAACGGCCGCTTCAACTACCAGTGGCAGCGCTTCTCCACGGACGCCTGGCGCGATCCGTGCGGCGTCGCCGACCTGTGCGGCTCGCTGGGCCTGAGCCTCCAGCTCGCGCTGTGGGCCACCGTCGGCGCGACCGTCCTCGGCACCATGATCGCGTTCGCGCTGGCCCGCTACCGCTTCCGGGCCCGCTCCGGCGTCAACACCCTGATCTTCCTGCCGATGGCGATGCCCGAGGTCGTCATGGCCGCCTCGCTGGCGACCCTCTTCCTCAACATGGGCATCCAGTTCGGCTTCTGGACGATCCTCATCGCGCACATCATGTTCTGTCTGAGCTTCGTCGTCACCGCCGTCAAGGCCCGGGTGATGAGCATGGACCCGCGTCTGGAACAGGCCGCCCAGGACCTCTACGCGTCCCCCGTCCAGACCTTCCTCCGGGTGACGCTGCCGATCGCCGCCCCCGGTATCGCCTCCGGCGCGCTGCTGTCCTTCGCCCTGTCCTTCGACGACTTCATCATCACCAACTTCAACGCCGGCTCCACCGTCACCTTCCCCATGTTCGTCTGGGGATCGGCGCAGCGGGGCACGCCGGTTCAGATCAACGTCATCGGCACGGCGATGTTCCTGGTCGCCGTGGTGTGTGTAGTCGTCGGCCAGCTGGCCGGGGCCCGCAAAAGGAGCAAGAGGAGCTGA
- a CDS encoding NAD(P)/FAD-dependent oxidoreductase, which translates to MARAAMTPSAAHALADAEPTPFWLADPDRPAARPALVGDETCDLLVVGGGYSGLWTALIAKERDPQRDVVLVEGAEIGWAASGRNGGFCAASLTHGLGNGLARWPGELATLEQLGIRNLDAIGEAVERYGIDCAFERTGEIDIATEPHQIAELKEFAEDAAGLGLDRHTFLDEDELRAQVDSPTFRAGLWDRDGVAMLNPARLAWGLKQACLGLGVRIYERTPATDLASDGIGMAVRTPYGRVFARHVALGTNAFPSLVKRVRPYIVPVYDHALMTEPLSEEQLAAIGWKNRQGLSDSNNHFHYFRITADNRILWGGYDIVYRYGGGVRAEYDHHPATYEKLARHFFRCFPQLEGLRFTHTWGGAIDTCSRFSAFFGTAHAGRVAYATGYTGLGVGATRFGADVMLDLLSGERTERTELEMVRSKPLPFPPEPLRWAGIGITQWSMTQADTRGGRRNLWLKAMDKVGLGFDS; encoded by the coding sequence ATGGCACGAGCTGCCATGACCCCGTCCGCCGCGCATGCGCTCGCGGACGCCGAACCCACCCCCTTCTGGCTGGCCGACCCGGACCGCCCGGCCGCCCGACCCGCCCTCGTCGGCGACGAGACCTGCGATCTGCTGGTCGTCGGCGGCGGCTACTCCGGCCTGTGGACCGCGCTGATCGCCAAGGAGCGCGACCCCCAGCGCGATGTCGTCCTCGTCGAGGGCGCCGAGATCGGCTGGGCCGCCTCCGGACGCAACGGCGGTTTCTGCGCCGCCTCCCTCACCCATGGCCTCGGCAACGGCCTGGCCCGCTGGCCCGGTGAACTCGCCACCCTCGAACAGCTCGGCATCCGCAACCTCGACGCCATCGGGGAGGCCGTCGAGCGCTACGGCATCGACTGCGCCTTCGAGCGCACCGGCGAGATCGACATCGCCACCGAGCCCCACCAGATCGCCGAACTCAAGGAGTTCGCCGAGGACGCCGCCGGACTCGGCCTGGACCGGCACACCTTCCTCGACGAGGACGAGCTGCGCGCCCAGGTCGACTCGCCGACCTTCCGTGCCGGACTGTGGGACCGCGACGGCGTCGCCATGCTCAACCCGGCCCGGCTCGCCTGGGGCCTGAAGCAGGCCTGCCTCGGCCTCGGCGTCCGCATCTACGAGCGCACGCCCGCCACCGACCTGGCCTCCGACGGCATCGGCATGGCCGTCCGTACGCCCTACGGCCGGGTCTTCGCCCGCCATGTCGCGCTCGGCACCAACGCCTTCCCGTCACTGGTCAAGCGGGTCCGCCCGTACATCGTCCCGGTCTACGACCACGCCCTGATGACCGAGCCGCTCTCCGAGGAACAGCTCGCCGCCATCGGCTGGAAGAACCGCCAGGGCCTCTCGGACTCCAACAACCACTTCCACTACTTCCGCATCACCGCCGACAACCGCATCCTGTGGGGCGGCTACGACATCGTCTACCGCTACGGCGGCGGCGTCCGGGCCGAGTACGACCACCACCCCGCCACCTACGAGAAGCTCGCCCGGCACTTCTTCCGCTGCTTCCCGCAGCTGGAGGGGCTCCGCTTCACCCACACCTGGGGCGGCGCCATCGACACCTGCTCCCGCTTCTCCGCGTTCTTCGGCACCGCACACGCCGGCCGGGTCGCCTACGCCACCGGCTACACCGGCCTCGGTGTGGGGGCCACCCGCTTCGGCGCCGATGTGATGCTCGACCTGCTGTCCGGCGAGCGCACCGAGCGTACGGAGCTGGAGATGGTCCGCAGCAAGCCGCTGCCCTTCCCGCCCGAGCCGCTGCGCTGGGCCGGTATCGGGATCACCCAGTGGTCGATGACCCAGGCCGACACCCGTGGCGGCCGCCGCAATCTGTGGCTGAAGGCCATGGACAAGGTGGGGCTGGGCTTCGACAGCTGA
- a CDS encoding phosphatase PAP2 family protein has product MAGHGPLRALDEWLGRAPATSHLPAGPAEFCADLGNTAVALPVLCVVMVWAGWQGWRGRSEEAPNDGAPVRWWLPPLAAGLALAVVPALVVPLKLWLARPGPPGMAGGAHDGFYPSGHGATAAVAYGVAALLVIRGVRGRRTGRPALRLFAPAVVAVVALLNVAVGLGLVRRGYHWPLDVLGSWCLATVLLAVWCAVCDRWAGAGAGRAPGR; this is encoded by the coding sequence GTGGCCGGCCACGGCCCGCTGCGCGCCCTCGACGAATGGCTCGGCCGCGCGCCGGCCACCAGTCATCTCCCCGCCGGGCCCGCCGAGTTCTGCGCCGATCTCGGCAATACAGCAGTGGCGCTACCGGTGTTGTGCGTGGTCATGGTGTGGGCGGGGTGGCAGGGGTGGCGCGGCAGAAGCGAGGAGGCGCCCAACGACGGTGCCCCGGTGCGGTGGTGGCTGCCGCCGCTCGCCGCCGGCCTCGCCTTGGCCGTCGTACCCGCGCTGGTCGTCCCGCTCAAACTGTGGCTCGCGCGGCCGGGCCCGCCGGGGATGGCGGGCGGGGCGCACGACGGCTTCTATCCGTCGGGCCATGGCGCCACGGCGGCGGTGGCGTACGGGGTGGCCGCGCTGTTGGTGATCCGCGGGGTACGGGGGAGGCGGACGGGCCGACCGGCCCTCCGGTTGTTCGCGCCGGCGGTCGTGGCCGTGGTGGCGCTGCTCAATGTGGCCGTCGGACTCGGTCTGGTGCGTCGCGGCTATCACTGGCCGCTGGATGTGCTCGGCAGCTGGTGTCTGGCCACGGTGCTGCTGGCGGTGTGGTGCGCGGTGTGCGACCGGTGGGCGGGGGCGGGCGCCGGGCGGGCGCCGGGGCGCTGA
- the gabT gene encoding 4-aminobutyrate--2-oxoglutarate transaminase — translation MTELSGGPALAQERRVVTAIPGPKSQELWARKQATVAGGVGAVLPVFVKRAGGGVLEDVDGNSLIDFGSGIAVTSVGNSAEAVVRRATAQLQAFTHTCAMVAPYEPYIEVCEQLAELTPGDHAKKSALFNSGAEAVENAVKIARVHTKRQAVVVFDHGYHGRTNLTMALTSKNMPYKQGFGPFAPEVYRVPVAYPYRWLTGPENCAQEAADQAISQITKQIGAENVAAIIIEPVLGEGGFIEPAKGFLPAIANFAKENGIVFVADEIQSGFCRTGQWFACEDEGIVPDLITTAKGIAGGLPLAAVTGRAEIMDAAHAGGLGGTYGGNPVACAAALGSIETMREQDLNAKARRIGEVMTARLHAIAEKYDIIGEVRGRGAMIAIELVKSGSKEPNPEATGALAKACHQEGLLVLTTGTYGNVLRFLPPLVIGEDLLNEGLDILEGAFAAL, via the coding sequence ATGACCGAACTGTCCGGAGGCCCCGCCCTCGCCCAGGAGCGTCGCGTCGTCACCGCGATCCCCGGCCCGAAGTCGCAGGAGCTGTGGGCCCGTAAGCAGGCCACGGTGGCCGGTGGTGTCGGCGCCGTGCTGCCCGTCTTCGTCAAGCGCGCGGGCGGTGGCGTCCTGGAGGACGTGGACGGCAACTCCCTGATCGACTTCGGCTCCGGCATCGCGGTGACCTCCGTGGGCAACAGCGCGGAGGCGGTCGTCCGCCGGGCCACCGCGCAGCTCCAAGCCTTCACCCACACCTGCGCCATGGTGGCGCCGTACGAGCCGTACATCGAGGTCTGTGAGCAGCTGGCGGAGCTGACGCCGGGCGACCACGCGAAGAAGTCGGCGCTGTTCAACTCCGGTGCGGAGGCGGTCGAGAACGCCGTCAAGATCGCCCGGGTGCACACCAAGCGTCAGGCGGTCGTCGTCTTCGACCACGGCTACCACGGCCGGACGAACCTGACGATGGCGCTCACGTCCAAGAACATGCCGTACAAGCAGGGCTTCGGCCCGTTCGCGCCCGAGGTCTACCGCGTCCCGGTGGCCTACCCCTACCGCTGGCTGACCGGCCCGGAGAACTGCGCGCAGGAGGCCGCCGACCAGGCCATCTCGCAGATCACCAAGCAGATCGGCGCGGAGAACGTCGCGGCGATCATCATCGAGCCGGTGCTCGGCGAGGGTGGCTTCATCGAGCCGGCCAAGGGCTTCCTCCCGGCGATCGCGAACTTCGCGAAGGAGAACGGGATCGTCTTCGTCGCGGACGAGATCCAGTCCGGCTTCTGCCGCACCGGCCAGTGGTTCGCGTGTGAGGACGAGGGCATCGTCCCGGACCTGATCACGACGGCCAAGGGCATCGCCGGCGGTCTGCCGCTGGCGGCCGTCACCGGGCGCGCGGAGATCATGGACGCGGCGCACGCGGGCGGTCTGGGCGGCACCTACGGCGGTAACCCGGTCGCCTGCGCCGCGGCGCTGGGCTCCATCGAGACCATGCGCGAGCAGGACCTGAACGCCAAGGCCCGCCGGATCGGCGAGGTCATGACGGCCCGTCTGCACGCGATCGCGGAGAAGTACGACATCATCGGCGAGGTCCGCGGCCGCGGCGCGATGATCGCGATCGAGCTGGTCAAGTCCGGTTCCAAGGAGCCGAACCCGGAGGCCACCGGCGCCCTCGCCAAGGCCTGCCACCAGGAGGGCCTGCTGGTGCTGACGACCGGCACGTACGGCAATGTGCTGCGCTTCCTGCCGCCGCTGGTCATCGGGGAGGACCTGCTCAACGAGGGTCTGGACATCCTTGAGGGCGCCTTCGCCGCGCTCTGA